The Rhipicephalus sanguineus isolate Rsan-2018 chromosome 7, BIME_Rsan_1.4, whole genome shotgun sequence genome includes a window with the following:
- the LOC125759281 gene encoding uncharacterized protein LOC125759281 yields the protein MSKTIRLPEFWERNPSAWFIQAEARLELSRITSQTRKYLLVVDALPAAVIYEIFNLLHSFAHDLPESPYNVIKAAILDRTAMSERTRLQQLLSIEQLRDQRPSQLLHRFLNLLGPRVSTTDSTFVRELFLQHLPTQIQMVLATASTQNLSELATLADKVMEVANPLLVVAAAIPASASHAVSHSLTKRSEPASTSFPVAE from the coding sequence ATGTCTAAAACCATCCGACTGCCAGAGTTCTGGGAACGGAACCCCTCGGCGTGGTTCATCCAAGCAGAGGCCCGTTTGGAACTCTCGAGGATTACGTCCCAGACTCGCAAGTACCTCCTCgtggtcgacgcgcttccagcggccgtcaTCTACGAGATTTTCAACCTTCTCCATTCGTTCGCGCACGACCTACCAGAGTCGCCTTACAACGTAATCAAGGCTGCTATACTCGACCGCACGGCTATGTCGGAACGCACACGGTTGCAACAGCTACTCTCAATCGAACAACTCCGCGATCAACGGCCAAGCCAGCTACTGCATCGATTCCTTAACCTGCTCGGCCCACGCGTTTCCACCACGGACAGCACCTTCGTCCGTGAGCTATTCCTTCAGCACTTGCCCACCCAAATCCAGATGGTGCTGGCGACTGCTTCAACCCAgaatttgtcagagctcgctacattggctgacaaggttatggaagttgcCAATCCGCTTCTAGTGGTTGCAGCTGCAATTCCGGCTTCAGCATCGCACGCCGTCAGCCATTCACTGACAAAGCGGTCCGAGCCAGCATCAACATCATTTCCCGTCGCTGAGTAA